A genomic region of Nostoc sp. UHCC 0702 contains the following coding sequences:
- a CDS encoding CHAT domain-containing protein, producing the protein MSLSGQQRKELQNALIDAFPNTISLEQMLLFELDINLRAIAGEGSLQDIVFKLIQTANSQGWIEDLVRAACKSNPKNPRLRAIVQELFTNYSQTPPVTSSNIPQKILILAAIPHGLRLDKEILEIESAIRRAANRDLFEIKVITAVRPQDIRRAIAEEQPQIVHFCGHGLPDGSLLLEDDGGNNKPVTPESLASLFKLHADYVKCVLLNACHSEQLAMTISQYINYTIGMNNPIQDQAAIAFAQGFYDGLGYKNSGNQDLFKRAFDEGIVAIKMENFSQETIPVLKTRRQL; encoded by the coding sequence ATGAGTTTATCTGGTCAACAACGTAAAGAACTACAAAATGCTTTGATTGATGCTTTTCCTAATACAATATCCCTAGAACAAATGTTGTTATTTGAACTAGATATAAATTTAAGAGCAATTGCTGGTGAAGGGAGTTTACAAGATATTGTCTTTAAATTAATACAAACAGCAAATTCTCAGGGATGGATTGAAGACTTAGTTCGTGCTGCGTGTAAATCAAACCCGAAAAATCCACGGCTGAGGGCTATTGTTCAAGAATTATTTACAAATTATTCGCAAACACCTCCTGTTACTTCATCTAACATTCCGCAAAAAATATTGATTTTAGCAGCAATTCCTCACGGTCTGCGTTTGGATAAAGAAATTCTAGAAATTGAGTCAGCTATACGACGAGCCGCTAATCGGGATTTATTTGAAATTAAAGTGATAACTGCTGTACGCCCTCAAGATATCCGTCGTGCGATCGCGGAAGAACAGCCTCAAATTGTACATTTTTGTGGACATGGATTGCCAGATGGTAGTTTGCTATTAGAGGATGATGGAGGAAATAATAAACCTGTCACTCCAGAGAGTTTGGCATCACTATTTAAATTACACGCTGATTATGTTAAATGCGTACTGCTTAATGCTTGTCATTCAGAACAACTTGCCATGACAATTAGCCAATATATTAATTATACTATTGGGATGAATAACCCAATTCAAGACCAAGCTGCAATTGCTTTTGCTCAAGGTTTTTATGATGGACTTGGTTATAAAAATTCCGGCAATCAAGATTTATTTAAAAGAGCTTTTGATGAAGGTATAGTTGCCATAAAAATGGAGAATTTTTCACAAGAAACGATACCAGTATTGAAAACAAGGAGGCAGCTATAA